The window CATCCGCTCGATGACCCGCAGACGCGCCGAGCGGCTGCGGGGGTTGCGCGCCGCCTCGTCGGGGCCGGGCACGACGCCGCGCCGCTCAAGCAGGCGGCCCAGCCGCGGCGGCAGGGCCACCGGCAGGTGGCGGCTGCCCGGCCGCTCGGCCTCGCCGGACCAGCGACGGAAGCGGGTCTTGACGAGGCGGTCCTCCAGGCTGTGGTAGGTGATGACGGCCAGCCGGCCGCCGGCCGCCAGGCGCCGGAAGGCCTCGTCCAGCCCCTGCTCCAGGGCCTCGTGCTCGTCGTTGACGGCCATGCGCAGGGCCTGGAAGATGCGGCTGAGCAGGTCGTAGCTGCCACGCCGGCCCAGTTTCCCCTCGACCAGATCCCGCAATTGGCCGGTGCTCGCCAGGCCGCCCTGCCGGCGCGCCGCCAGCATGAGGGGGGCCAGCCGGCGCCACTCCCTCACCTCGCCCAGATCCCGCAGGAGGCGGCCCAGGGCCGCCTCGTCCACTACGTCGAGCAGGTGGCCGGCGTCCCGCGGCCGGCGGCGGTCCATGCGCATGTCGAGGGGTCCGTCAAAGCGGTAGGAGAAGCCGCGGGCGGGAGTGTCGATCTGGTGGGAGGAGAGACCCAGGTCCATCAGGATGCCCGTGAAGCGGAGGTCCTGCCAGGGGGCCGGCAGGCGGTCCAGCTCGCCGAAGCTGTGGCGCAGCAGGGTGACGCGTGAGTCCCGCCCGAGCACCTGGTGTTCCCCCATCTGATTGCTTTCCGCACCAGCCTGCGCCCGCACGTGCGCGTGCGCGTCCTCGTCCCAATCCAAGGCCAGCAGCCGACCCGATTCGTCCAGGCGGTCCAGGATGGCGCGGCTGTGTCCGCCCCCGCCCATGGTGCAGTCCAGGTAGAGTCCGCCCGGGGAAGTGACCAGTCGTTCCATCACTTCCCTTGCCAGGACGGGTTCGTGATACATCGGTCAGACGAAGATGGCGGGCGGCAGGCCTGCGCGCGCGTGCCGCCGGGCCGCCGGCTGCGGAATGCCCGAGAAGAGGAGGCCCCGCCCCGCGGGACGACGGGCCAGCACGGTCTTGAGCCAGCTGGTGGCCTCGGGACCGGCGGCGTTCCTCACCTGGCGGAAGTCGAACTGGATGCGGCGTCCGCCCGGCATGGCGCCCAGGATGAAGGCCAGCTGTTCCACCGAGCCGGCGTCCAGCTCGCCCTTGAGGCGGAAGAGGTCCAGGTCTCCCTGGCTGCGCTGCACGATGTGCATGCCCACCTCGACGCTACTCCCCGTCCTGCAGGTGCATGGACTTCTGGTATTCGTCCGGATTCCAGATCTGCACGTAATCGATGAAGCCGGCCAGTTTCACGTCGCCGCCCTTCTCCAGCCGGGCCAGCTTGATCAGCTCGGCGGGGACCTTGATCCGACCCTGGGCATCCACCGGACAAGGGAAGGCGCAGGAGATCTGGCGCCGGATGAGGATGCGGTTGGCGGGCACGGAGCGGTCCAGGCTGGTCAGGCGATCCTGGAGTTTCTGGTACTCGGCGGGGGTGTAGACAGCCACGCACTCGTCCCGGTCCCGCACCAGATAGACCAGGGCGTCGTCGCCGGGGGCAAGGTCGGCCTTGAAGGCGGAAGGAATCTTCACCCTCCCCTTCTCATCCATGGCGTAGGAGTATTCTCCCATGAAGTACGGCATGGCGACCCTCGATGCCCACGAATTACCACAATTCGCCCGAAAAGTACGCGTTCACTGACATGAAGTCAAGCGTTTTCGGCCACATTTCGCACATCAATCAACTGTCAATCAGCATTCTCATTGCATATCAACACTATAATTTGACTCCTGCTCATGGGGCCAGCGTGGTTTTTTGTGGGAGGTAGTGAGTCTCCCTTCCCCCACTGGTGCGGGCGGGCGACGCTCAACAAAGTTCGGACTATTGTGATTTGTACAATGAGGACTTATGGCTTGGTTCAGTTCAGTTTGATCCCGCTTCGCGCCAGGTTTGACGAAGCCACCGCGCAAGGTGGGGGATCCGCCCCCGAATCTGCACCTTGGCGGCAAAGGTGGACAAGGACAGCTTGGGAAGCACCATGGCCGATCCCTTCGACCTGAAACTGCGCGCCTTGGCCGATCCCCGCCGGCGGCGGATCCTGGAACTGCTGGCGGTGCGGGATCGTGGCGTGGCCGACCTGGCGGAGGAATGCGGGCTCAGCGCGCCCACCGTCTCCCACCACCTGGCCATCCTGCGCGAGGCCGGTCTGGCCGGCATGCGCAAGGAAGGCCGCCACCACGACTTCTACCTGGTGCCCACCGGACCGGGGGAGCTGGTCCAGTGGTTGAACCTCTTGCGGCAACGCCGCAGCCAACCAGCCTGGAACCAGGAAGCCTACCGGGAGGCGGCACTCAGATCCTTTCTGGAGCACTCCCAGCGTGGCCTGCCATCCCATCCGCGTCGTCGCCAGGTGGTGCTGGACTGGTTCCACTCGCTGCTGGAGAGGGATCGTTTGTTGCCCGTGGAGGAAGTGGCCGCCCTTTGGTCACCCCATTACGCGGACTGGGAGGAGATCCTGGCCGCCCTGGTGGAACTGGGCCGGGTGGAGCGGCGGGGCGACTACATCCTGATTTCGGATTGAAACTCTTGATAGGCAAACAGCTGCACGCTGTCGGGGTGAAGCCTGAAGTTGGGTGCGATCAGCTTGATGAGGCTGACCACATTGCGCTGGACATTGTCCAGGTCCTGGCAGGGAAAAGGCAGGGGCACGATGCGCCCGATGCAGTCCTTCTCCCCGATGCGGCGCACCAGCAGGTAGTCCGGATTGTCCAAGCGGAAGTAGAGTTCCATGGCCTTTTTGCAGGAGTCCAGATTCTCCTGCAATTTCGGTGTGATTTCCAGGCCGACGAACAACTTCGTTTCCAGTCTGCTCACGGCGCCCCCATTGCTGCCTTGGACCGGCACAATGATTGCAAATGTCAGCCGTCCGGGGAAGTGCCGGCCGCCCTCTCCCGCGCCCCCTCCTGGCGGAGCAGCTCGGCCTGGCGCGCCGGCGCGCCATCCTCCTCATCGCTGCGTCCCGGTTCCTGCAGATGCCCGGCCAGCCCGGGCAGCGCGCGCCGCAGTTCCGCCAACAGCTGCCAGGCCGCCCGCCGGTAGGAGGCGTGCCCCGCCGGCGTGCTGCGCAGGCGGATGAGGTGGTCGCATTCCCTCAGGTTCATCTTCAACACAAAGCGGTGGCGGAAGGCCAGGGGCACCAGGTAGGCGGCCGCCTCGCCCTCCTCGCGGGCCATGGTCTCCCACAGGCTGCGCACGCGGGCGAGCAGGTCCTCCACCTCCCCCTGCCAGGGGCAGCCCTGCAGTTCGTCGGGCAGTTCCCAGCCCCAGCGGCATCCCAGGGGTGTCAGCGTGGGGCTGAGCATGCGGTGGCGCTGCAGGTCGCGGAAGGCGCCATAGTCCAGGCAGAATTCCACGGTCACGGTGGCCTGTTCCAGGGCACGGGGCGCCTGATCATGAGGGCCGCGCCCGCCCAGGATCCGATCGAAGATGCGGCGCCGCGTCTCCGCATCCAGGCCCGCCGCCACCCGGCGGGCCTCCGCCAGGTCCACCGGCCGCGACTGGAGGATCCAGTCGGCCAGGATGCGCAGCTCGGCATCGGCGTCCCAGTCCACCAGACGGACGCGGGGCCAGTCCGCGCCGCCCGTGCCGCCGGCTGGTGGGAGGACCTCCGCCAAGGTGGCGGCGAGGCCCCGCTGGTGGTCCGAGGGGCGGGAATGGCGCAGGAGGACGGGCGTGATGCGGCAGCCCTCCTCCTCCAGGCGGTCGCCCAGCTGGCGCAGCTCGGCCAGGGGATGGGCGCGCAGCCGGCGGATGAGATGGGCCGCGACGCGCGCGTTGAGCGTCATGCCCAGGCTGGTCTTCGCCCCGGCCGGCAGCAGGTAGCGGGCCGTGTCGCAGGCGGAGGCGTGCACGGCCTGGCGCCAGGCCCGGTCGGACAAGCCGGCGGCGCGGGGTCCCGCCTCGAGACGGGCGCGCGCCCACTGGAGGACGCGGGTGTAGGCGGCGTAGAGTTCGCCCACGAGGGCAAGGGCCGCGCTCTCCCAGCAGCGGCCCCGCCACTCCTCCGGCACGTGGAAGCGCCCCTCGTCGAAGACCTGGTAACGGGAACTCTTCTCGGTGAAACTGGCCAGGCGCGCCTCCTCGAGAGCCTTGGCGGCCAGGATGGAGCAATCCTCCACCGCGACATGCAGCACGGCGTGCTCGGCCACGCTGGCATGGCCGTAGCCCAGCACCCATTTCTCGTGGAAGGCCGCGGCGCGGGCCTGGTCGAAGCCGTGCCTGGTGGAGGCAAGGGGCAACCTGTCCTCCTCCATCAGCTTGAGCAGGTTCTCGCGGAAACCCGCCGGGCTGCGGCTGACCTGGGCGAAGAGCACGGCCACCACCTCCGGCGGCAGGCCGTGCACGGCGGAGACAGGCCGGTCCAGATGTGTGACGTGGGCGGCCAGACGCTCGGCGGGAGTCATTCCTTCTCATTCCTCCGGTGTGGTCGAACATCAGCCCCGGTGGTAGGGGCGGCCCTCGCGGATCATCAGCGCCCGGTAGAGCTGCTCCAGGAGCACCAGGCGCACCATCTGGTGGGTGAAGGTGAGGCGCGAGAGGCTGAGCACCAGCCCGGCCCGTCGACGCAGCTCCGGGTCGAGGCCCTCCGCCCCACCCACCACGAAGCGGAAGCGACTGACCCCCGACCCCAGCCGGCCCTCCAGCCAGGCGGCCAGCTCCGGGCTGTTGAAGGTGCGGCCGCCCTCGTCCAGGGCCACCAGCTCCTCCCGCGCGTCCAACCCTTCCAGCAGACGGGCGGCCTCCGCCCGGCGGGCGGCCTCCGGCGGCAGCCCGGGACCCAGGGTCTCCGCCTTGTGCACCACCAGCTCCACGTTGGCCCAGGCGCATAGGCGCTTGCGGTACTCGGACTCCGCCTCCTGCAGCCAGGCTTCCCGGCTGCGCCCGACCACGTGGATGGCGAAGGTCACTCGCCCTCCGCGGCGGAGTGTTCAAGCGAACCCGACGCGAAGCGCTCGGGCCAGCAAGAGGCCAGGTAGTCCCGCAGCTTCCCCTCCAGGCCCCGGCGGCTGGGACGGTAGAGGCGCAGGTCCTCCAGTCCCTCCGGCAGGTAGGCCTGGCGCGCGAAACTGCCCTCGTGGTCGGGCGGGTATTGGTAATCCGCGCCGTGGCCCAGCTCCCTGGCCAGGCGGGTCGGGGCGTTGCGCAAGTGGACGGGGACGGGGTCGGCGCCCCGGGCGCGCACCACCCGGCGCGCCTCGAGGATGGCAGCGGCGCAGGCGTTGGACTTGGGCTGCGCCGCGAGGAAGGCCGCGCACTGGGCCAGCGGATACATGGCCTCGGGCAGTCCCAGCTTGTGGACGGCCTCGAAGCAGGCGTTGGCCAGCACCAGCCCGTTGGGCGCGGCGTTGCCGATGTCCTCGCTGGCCAGGATGAGCAGGCGCCGGGCGATGAAGCGCGGCTCCTCGCCGCTCTCCAGCAGGCGCGCCAGCCAGTAGATGGCGGCGTCGGCGTCGCTGCCGCGCACACTCTTGATCAGGGCGCTGATCTGGTCGTAGTGCTGGTCTCCGCCCTTGTCGAAGGGCAGGCGGTGGCCCTGGCCCGTCGCCTGCAGCTCGGCCAGGCCGATGCGGCGCCGACCCTCCGCGTCGGGCCGCGCCACCGTCGCCGCCATCTCCAGCAGTTGCAGCAGGCGCCGGGCATCGCCGCCCGCCAGCAGGCAGAGCCGCGCCCGCGCCGCCTCTTCCAGCTCCGCCTTGAGGCTGGCCAGCCACTCGTCGCGCTCCAGGGCGCGCCCGGCCAGCTCCAGCAGGGCCACGTCGTCCAGCGGGCGCAGGGTCAGCAGATGGCAGCGCGAGAGGAGGGCGGGGATGATCTCGAAGCCGGGATTCTCGGTCGTCGCCGCCAGCAGCGTCAGGGTGCCGTCCTCGACGGTCTTGAGGAGGGCGTCCTGCTGGGCCTTGTTGTAGCGATGGATCTCGTCGATGAAGAGCAGGCTGCGCCGCCCGTGCAGATTGAGCGCCGCCTCCGCCGCCTCGAAGACCTTGCGCAGCTCCCCCACGCCGCTGGTGACGGCGTTGAGGGAGTGGGTCTCGGCCCCGCTCTCGTCCATGATGAGGCGGGCCAGGGTCGTCTTGCCGCAGCCGGGCGGCCCCCAGAACAGGACCGACTCGAGGCGGCCCGTCTCCAGCATGCGGCGGAGCGGGCTGTCCGGGCCGGTCAGCTCGGGCTGGCCCACCACCTCGTCCAGGCGGCGGGCGCGCATGCGCTCGGCCAGCGGCGCCAGGCGGCGACGCTCCTCGGGATCATGGAAGAGGTTGGGGTGCGGAGTCCGGCTCATGTCCTGCCCTGGCTGTGTGACGAACGGCAAGGTAGGAATCGACGCCTGACGCCCGACCCGGGCGGGATCCTCCGGCCGTGGCCTCGTCCTCTTCACCATCTCCGGCCGACCGGCCGGGGCTACCCCAGGTAGTCGATGGAACAGCCTCAGCCGTCCCACATCCTTTCATAGGCTTCCCGCCGCGCCGCGATGAAGGCCATCGGATCCTCGTCCACCCGCAGGCGGCGCAGCACCGGTCGGCGCCGGGTGTCGAACTCCTGGATCCAGCGATCCGGCCAGCCCGGCAGGCCCAGGACGCGGATGGGTCCGGTCATGCCGCTGTCCGCTTCCGACTCTATCAAGGCGGCGGCCAGGATGGCCTCAAGCTGGTCCGGATCCAGGCGGATGGCCTGGCCCGGTACCAGCCCAATCAGCACGGCTTCCATGGATGTCTCCGGAAAGGGGTCCCACGTGCGCAAAGCCAAGGAGCGAAGGAAGGCGGCAACCCGATTCGCCCGCAATCACCGGCCCGGGTTCGACGCATTGCGGGCCAGCAGTCTAAGCACGGCGCTGCGCCCGCGGTGCAGCAGCCCCTCCTCCAACTCCAATTCCGTCTCTTCCAGGTGGAGGATCTCCAGCCCGGCGAAGTCCCGTCCAAGTTCCACCGGCTCATAGAGCAGGTCCGGGTGGGAAGGGCCGCCCGTGCGGAAGGCCAGTTGCCGCGGCGTGAAGGCCTCCATCACCAGGAGGCCACCGGGGACCAGGCTGGCGGCCAGACGGCGGTGAAGCTCCCGCCGGGGCGCCGGCGGCAGGTGCAGGTAGCACAGGACAACCAGCTCGTAGGCATGCGCCGGGCAGTCCCAGGTGATCAAGTCCGCCAGGACCGTCTGGTAGCGCGCCGCGCAAGCGCGTTCGCGGGCCAGGCGCCTGGCCTTCTCCAGCCCCACCCGCGAGCCGTCCACCGCGGTGACCCTCAGGCCGCGCTCGGCCAGCCAGACCCCGTTGCGGCCCTCCCCGTCGGCGACGGCCAGGGCGCGGCCCATCCGCGGCAGCAGCCCGTCCTGGGCCTCCAGCCAGCGGTTGGGCGCCGTGCCGTAGACGTAGTCCTCCGTCGCGAAGCGCTCGTCCCATGGATTCGACCAGCTCACGCCAACCTCCCAGCGCTTGACCGACCGGGGCCAAGCCTCCGCCCCCGGATGATCGGCCGGCCGCTGCGGCTCGTTACGGCAAAGCCCACCCGTCTCGCGACGGATGGGCTCCTGTCAGACATGCCGGCCGGACTACTTGTCCAGCTGCTCCTCGTAGCCGACGAACTCGAGGATGGCCATCTCGGCCTGGTCGCCGGGGCGGGTGCCCACGCGGATGATGCGCGTGTAGCCGCCCGGCCGGTCCGCGAAGCGCGGGCCGATCTCGTCGAAGAGGTGCTTGACCACGTCCTTGTGCACCAGATGGGCCAGCACGTGGCGCCGGGCCGCCAGGGTGCCCTTCTTGGCGAAGGTGACCATGCGCTCCGTGTAGCTGCGCGCCGCCTGCGCCTTGCCGATGGTGGTCGTGATGCGCTTGTGCTCAATCAGGCCACAGGCCAGGTTCGCCAGCAGGGCGCGGCGATGGGAGGTGCTGCGGTTGAGCTTGACTTGGGATTTCCGGTGTCTCATGGTGTCCCGCCTTAATCGTTCTTGCCCATGTCGCCCAGGTAGCGCGAGATGTCCATGCCGAACTCCAGCCCGTGCGTTTTCAGCACGGCGGTCAGCTCGTTGAGGGACTTGCGGCCGAAGTTCTTGTACTTCAGCATCTCGGCTTCCGACTTGCCCACCAGCTCGCCGATCGTCTTGATGCGGGCCTCCTTGATGCAATTGGAGGCGCGCACCGTCAGCTCCAGCTCCTCGACGTTCTTCAGCAGCAGCTTGCGGATGTTGAGGACCTCTTCGTCGATCTCCTCCTCGGGCGACTCCGAGGGGTTCATGTCGAACTCGATGAAGAGCCGCACGTGCTCCATCAGGGTGCGCCCCGCCAGGGTGAGGGCGTCGTCGGGAGTGACCGTGCCGTTGGTGGTGATCTCGAGGATCAGTTTCTCATAGTCCGTCTTGTGGCCCACCCGGGTGTTCTCCACGCGGTAGGTGACGTTGGTCACCGGCGAGAAGAGCGAATCGACGGGGATGGTGCCGATGGGCTGGTCGTCCATCTGGTTGTCCTCGGCCGGCACATAGCCGAAACCGCGCCGCACCTCCAGCTCCATCAGCAGATCGCTGGCCGTGTTGACGGTGGCGATGTGCAGGTCGGGGTTCATCACCTCGATCTCGGTGCTGGCCTTCTGCAGGTCGGCGGCGGTGATGGTGGCCGGCCCCTTGATCTGCAGGGTGAGGCGCTCCGGCCGCTTGGAAAGCAGCTTGACCTGGACCTGCTTGAGGTTGAGGATGATGTCCGTCACGTCCTCGGTCACGCCGGGGATGGTGGAGAACTCCTGCAGCACGCCGTCGATCCGCACGTGGGTGATGGCCGCACCCGGAATCGAGGAGAGGAGCATGCGCCTGAGCGAATTGCCCAGGGTGACGCCGTAACCGCGCTCCAGAGGCTGAAGGAAGAAGCGGCCGAAAGACGGGCTGTAGCTGGTGTGGTCCAGCTCGACGGCTTCCGGGCGCTGGGGATTGAGTCCGTTCATGCAGTCGGGTCTCCTGTTCGAAGCTGCTTCCGAGGGCTGCCGACACTGCCGCGGGCAGCCGCCAAGGCCGGACACGGGGACCGGGGGAGTGCCCTGGCGGCAGATTCCCCGGCGGACCACCGGACGCGACAAGGGCGGCCGGGCGGAATCAGATGCGGCGCTTCTTGCGCGGCCGACAACCGTTGTGCGGCAGCGGCGTCGTGTCCTTGATCGCCGTGACCATCAGGCCGGCGGCCTGCAGGGCGCGGATCGAGGACTCGCGGCCGGCTCCCGGCCCTTTGACAAAGACGGACACCCGGCGCAGGCCCAGGTCCATGGCGGCCTTGGCGCACTCGGCGGCCGCCAGCTGGGCGGCGAAGGCCGTGCTCTTGCGCGACCCCTTGAATCGGCCGCGGGCGCCGCCCGAGGACCAGGAGATCACGTTGCCGTAGCTGTCCGTGAGAGAGACGATGGTGTTGTTGAAGCTCGCCTTGATGAAGGCGCTCCCCACCGCGTCCACCTTCTCCTTCTTCTTGACTTTCTTCTTGACGGTCTTGGCCAAGATATCCTCCGGGGACTGGGATTAACCCTTCTTCACCACGCCGCTGGACTTCTTGCGTCCCTTGCGCGTGCGGGCGTTGTTCTTCGTGTTCTGACCGCGAACAGGCAGGTTGCGGCGATGGCGCAGGCCACGATAGCAGCCGATATCCATCAGCCGCTTGATGTTCATCGTGATCTCCGTCCGCAGAGCGCCCTCGACCTTGATGTCGTTCTGGATCACCGCGCGGATGCGCCTCAGCTCCTCCTCGTCCAGGTTCATCACCCGGGTGTCCGGACTGACATTGGCCTTCTCCAGGATGGAGCGGGCCATGGACAGGCCGATTCCGAAGATGTAGGTGAGCCCGATCTCGACGCGCTTGTTCTTGGGCAGATCAACTCCGGCAATGCGTGCCAATGGTGCCTCCCGAATGCGGGGCGGTTCCGGCCTCTACCGGTCCGCCACCTTCTGACTGGGCTCTAGCCCTGACGCTGCTTGTGCTTGCGGGTTTTGCTGCAGATGACGCGTACCACGCCGGCACGCCGCACGATCTTGCAGCTCTCGCAGATTTTCTTGACCGACGCTTTGACTTTCATCGCCGAGTCTCCCTCTATCCTCGTCCAGTGTTTTGTTCAACTCGTCTTGCAGCGGCTTGTCCGGTGCAAGGCGCTTCAGCCGCGAAGCCGGTTGCAAGCGCCATCCTTGCAGCGGCTTGTCCGGTGCAAGGCGCTTCAGCCGCGAAGTCGGCTGCAAGCGCCGCGGCCAAGGCCGCGCTGCGCGTCGGCCTTGGCCTACTTGTGCCTGAAGGTGATCCGCCCCCTGGTCAGATCATAGGGGGACAGCTCCACCGTCACCTTGTCCCCGGGCAGGATGCGGATGTAGTGCATGCGCATCTTCCCCGAGATATGGGCCAACACGATGTGGCCATTATCCAGCTTGACCCGGAAGGAGGCGTTGGGCAGCGTCTCCAACACGGTTCCGTCGATCTTGATGATGTCCGTCTTTCCCATGCCGCTCCTAGTCGAGGGTCAGGATCTCCGGCTCCGCGTCCGTGACGCGAATCTGATGTTCGAAATGGGCGCTGTCGGATCCGTCGGCCGTGGCCACCGTCCAGCCATCGCCCAACACCCGGATGCGCCACTCGCCGGCGTTGATCATGGGCTCCAGGGCCAGGCACATGCCGGCCCGCAGCCGCAGCCCTTGCCCCGCCGTGCCGTAGTTCGGCACTTCCGGTGCCTCGTGCACGGCGCCGCCCACTCCGTGGCCCACCATGTCCCGCACCACGGAATAGCCAAGTGCCTCCACATGGGCGGAAACCGCGGCGCCGATGTCGCCGATCCGGTTCCCACCCCGCGCCGCCTCGATGCCCTTGAAGAGGGACTCGCGCGTGGCCACCATCAAGCGCCGGCGCTCCTCGCTCACCCGGCCGACCGGGAAGCTGCGCGCCGAATCCCCGTAGCAACCGTCCAGGCAGGTGCCGGCATCGATCTTAACGATGTCGCCCTCCTGCAGGAGGCGATCCCCCGGTATGCCGTGCACCACCTCGTCATTGATCGAGATGCAGCAGCAGGCCGGAAAGGGCGCCACTCCGGGCGGACCCGGCACGCCGATGAAGGAGGGTCTGGCGCCCTGGGAGCGGATGAAGCTGTCAACGATCCGGTTCAACTCGGCCGTGCTCACTCCCGGCCCGATGTGGGCTTCCACCAGGCGGAAGGCCTGGGGAAGGATCCGGCAGGCCCGACGGATCCCCTCGAACTCCCGGCTGCTGTAAAGACGCGCCATCGACTAGCCCAGCATGGACAGGATGGCGCGGAAGACATCCTCCACCGGCGCCATGCCGTTCACCCGGCGCAGGCGTCCCCGCTCCTCGTAAAAGCGGATGAGGGGCGCCGTCTGCTCCTCGAAGATCCGCAGGCGGTGCCGGACCGTCTCGGCCGAGTCGTCGTCGCGCGGCCCCACCGGCCCGCCGCACTTCGTGCAGCGCGAGGGGATCTCCCCCGTCTGGGCGTTGTAATCCGCGCCGCAGTCCCGACAAGTGAAGCGTGCCCCAAGGCGGCGCACCAGTGTTTCGGAATCGGACTCCAGGGCGACGACGGCGCTCAGTCCCATGCCGTCCCGCTCCAGGATGGCCTCCAGCCCCTCGGCCTGGGCCACCGTTCGCGGAAAGCCATCCAGGATGAAGCCGCCGCGGCAATCCTCCTGCTTCAGGCGATCCTGGACGATTTCAAGGATCAGGTCGTCCGGCACCAAGTTGCCCTGGTCCAGGTAGTACTTCACGCGCACGCCCAACTCGGTTCCGCGCCGGATCTGGTCGCGCAGGATGTCGCCCGTCGAGACCTGTGGAATGCCCATCTCGGTGGAGATCCGCTTGGCTTGCGTTCCCTTTCCAGCGCCCGGGGCGCCCAGCAGGATCAATCGCATTCCACTCCTCCACCCATCAGGACATGCGGCTTCGTCCCCGGATCCGCCCCGACTTCATCAGGCCATCGTAATGCCGCATCGTCAGATGCGACTCGATCTGCTGGAGGGTGTCCAGCGCGAC is drawn from bacterium and contains these coding sequences:
- a CDS encoding adenylate kinase encodes the protein MRLILLGAPGAGKGTQAKRISTEMGIPQVSTGDILRDQIRRGTELGVRVKYYLDQGNLVPDDLILEIVQDRLKQEDCRGGFILDGFPRTVAQAEGLEAILERDGMGLSAVVALESDSETLVRRLGARFTCRDCGADYNAQTGEIPSRCTKCGGPVGPRDDDSAETVRHRLRIFEEQTAPLIRFYEERGRLRRVNGMAPVEDVFRAILSMLG